GCCGAGCAAGACCCCGGTCACCAGGAACATCCCGTACCACGCGGGGCCGCGCGCGGGTTCGGGGCGATCGTACCGGTTGCGGGGACTGGGCCGCGGGCGCCGGTCGTCGCGGTCATCGTCGTAGCGGTCGTCGAGTTCGTACTCTCGCATGGGTTACGCCCCTCGTCTCGGGTCCGTTACTTATACGATATCGCGAATCCGGGCCGGGATTCGCGCGAATCGAATTCGCACGCAAAACACAGGCGAAATTTCGGTCCGGGCCGATCGGACACGTTGGGCGCTCCGGATCGTAGTGGCCCGAAACGGATTAAAACGGCCGGGCGAATAAAAATCAGTCACTCGTTCACGGCTCTTGATCCGTCGGTTACACTGTGCGGGTAACCCCGCGACCGGGGTTCCGCTTCACGTCCTTTGTTTCTAAGGGGTTAGCCATGCGGGCGCGTATTCTGATGGCGGTGCTTGTGCTGGCGGGGACCGCCGGTCTGTCGCGGGCGGACGAAAAGGCGCCCGCGGCGCTCGAACGAGGCGAACTGGACAAGCGCATTGTCGCCGTCGTGTACGAAGCGGCGGTGCTCGGTACGGACCTGTTCAACCCCCCTCGGAGCAACCACGACGGGTGCGCGCGCTTGTATCAGGGCACGCTGTTGGCCGTGATCCCGCTGCTCGACCACCGGCCCAAGTTGCAGACCGCGGCGAAGGCGCGGTTGGAACGCGCGCGCGGGATGAAGCCGGTTGATGCGGCGACCGAACTGCGGGTCGCGCTGGACGAGATCCAGAACGAGATCGCCCCGCCGAAGAAGGACTCGACCACCAAGACGAGTTTGTGGGAGCGGCTCGGCGGCGAGAAGGACGTGCGGACCCTGGTCCGCGCCGCGTGGCTCAACGCCGCCGAGAGCGCGGCCCCGTTCCGCGACAAGAAGGTCGATGCTGCCAAAGTCGAACAGGCGCTGGTGGCGTTCGTGAGCGCGAATTCGGGCGGGGCGCTCAAGTACAGCGGCGCGGACCTGAAGTCGGCGCTCGGCGGCGTGGCTTTCACCGACGCGGACTTCGACACGCTCAGCGACAAGATGGTCGAGCAGTTGAAGAAAACCAAGCTGACCGAAGTGGACCTCGCGGCCCTCGGCAAGGCGTGGGGCGGGGTCCGCAAGGACTTCGTCGAGAAGCCGAAGAACTAATCATTTGCTACTGGTCGAAACGATCGCACGAACGGGGGGCCGCGCCTCCCGTTCGGCTTTTTGGCGCGGCCCTTCTCCGACTTGCCCCCGCCGATAGGATTGGGACATGAGCGAATGGCACTTGGCCCGCGGCTACCGGTTCGCGGGGATTGTGAGCGGACTGCGCACGGAACCGGACCGGCGCGACCTGGCCGTCATCGTGAGCGATTCTCCGGCCGCGGCCGCGGGCGTCTTCACACAGAACCGGGTGTGCGCGGCCCCGGTGCAGGTGAGCCGCGAGCGGCTCCCGCGCCCGGACGCGCGCGCGATCGTAATCTGCTCGGGTAACGCGAACGCTTGCACCGGCGAACAGGGGCTCGCCGACGCCCGGCGCATGACCGAACTGGTCGCCGCCGAACTCGGGTGCCCGCCGGAACAGGTACTGGTCGCGTCGACGGGCGTGATCGGGCGCCCGCTCCCGATGCCCGTGCTCGAAGCCGGCGTGCCCAAGGCGACCCGCGAGGTCGCGCCCGGGCGCGACGCCTTCTCGAACGCGGCCCACGCGATCCTCACCACCGACACCGGCATCAAGATCGCGACGCGCCGGCACGCCGGGTTCACGGTTACCGGGTTCGCCAAGGGCGCCGCGATGATCGGCCCGAACATGGCGACCATGCTCGGGTTCGTGCTCACGGACGCCGCGGTCGCCCCCACAGACCTGCAGCGCATTCTCAAGATCGCCGCCGAACAGAGCTTCAACAGCATCTCCGTCGAGGGGCACACCAGCACCAACGACACGGTGTTCCTGCTCGCCAACGGGAGCGGCCCGCCGCTCGCGGGCGCGGAACTGGACGCCTTCGCCCACGAGGTGCGCCACGTCTGCATCGAACTCGCGCGCAAGATCATCATCGACGCGGAGGGGGCGGAGCACCTCGTCACCATTGATGTCGAGGGGTGCCGGACCGACGCCGAGGCGAAACAGATCGCGAAAACGATCGCCGAGAGCGCGCTGGTGAAGACCGCGGTGTTCGGCGCCGACCCGAATTGGGGGCGAGTCGTCTCCGCTGCCGGGTACTCTGGAGTGGCATTCGAGGAAAAAGACCTGTCGCTGTGGATGGGCGACATGCTGCTCTACCGGTCCGGGGCGCCGTTGCCGTTCGATGCCGCCGCCGCGTCCGCGTACCTGAAGCACAACCGCGAGGTCCACTTCAAACTGAAGTTCACGCTCGGTTCCGGCCGCAGCACGTTCTACACCAGCGACCTCACGACCGAGTACGTGCGCCTGAACGCGGACTACACCACCTAATGGTGCCCCCCGACCGCAAGGTCGGGGGGTGCTTGTATGGTGTCCGGTAGGGCGAGGGCCGCACAATCAATCTACCCCCAGCCTTGCGGCCGGGGTTCACCAAAGCATCCATGCCCCTCATCGAACTCAACGCCGTGACACGCCGGTTCGGTGCGTTCACCGCGCTGAGTGACGTCACGTTGTCGCTCCCGCAGGGGCGCATCGGGCTGCTCGGCCCGAACGGGGCCGGGAAATCCACGCTGCTGAAGATTCTGATGGGCCTCATTCCGCCGTCGAGCGGGACCGGTCGCGTGCTCGACGAGACGCTCGGTGGGGACCGCGACGCGGAAGGGAACTGGCGCTTACGGCGGCTCATCGGGTTCATGCCGGAAGCCGAT
This region of Gemmata massiliana genomic DNA includes:
- a CDS encoding globin family protein, with translation MRARILMAVLVLAGTAGLSRADEKAPAALERGELDKRIVAVVYEAAVLGTDLFNPPRSNHDGCARLYQGTLLAVIPLLDHRPKLQTAAKARLERARGMKPVDAATELRVALDEIQNEIAPPKKDSTTKTSLWERLGGEKDVRTLVRAAWLNAAESAAPFRDKKVDAAKVEQALVAFVSANSGGALKYSGADLKSALGGVAFTDADFDTLSDKMVEQLKKTKLTEVDLAALGKAWGGVRKDFVEKPKN
- the argJ gene encoding bifunctional glutamate N-acetyltransferase/amino-acid acetyltransferase ArgJ; this encodes MSEWHLARGYRFAGIVSGLRTEPDRRDLAVIVSDSPAAAAGVFTQNRVCAAPVQVSRERLPRPDARAIVICSGNANACTGEQGLADARRMTELVAAELGCPPEQVLVASTGVIGRPLPMPVLEAGVPKATREVAPGRDAFSNAAHAILTTDTGIKIATRRHAGFTVTGFAKGAAMIGPNMATMLGFVLTDAAVAPTDLQRILKIAAEQSFNSISVEGHTSTNDTVFLLANGSGPPLAGAELDAFAHEVRHVCIELARKIIIDAEGAEHLVTIDVEGCRTDAEAKQIAKTIAESALVKTAVFGADPNWGRVVSAAGYSGVAFEEKDLSLWMGDMLLYRSGAPLPFDAAAASAYLKHNREVHFKLKFTLGSGRSTFYTSDLTTEYVRLNADYTT